From the genome of Papaver somniferum cultivar HN1 unplaced genomic scaffold, ASM357369v1 unplaced-scaffold_10, whole genome shotgun sequence:
TCACCCAAATTACCAACAGCAAGACTGCAAGTAGATATATTATCTGTTTTTTTCTCTTTACATATGTTGTTGTCTTTCACTTGTGTTATGTTTGCAATTGTACGAAGCTTTATTACAATAAAAATATTGAAGTGTTATAAAAATCTATGAACTGAAAATCAGCTCAAGACCAAAACTTGAAATGAAATATGTGGAAGTATCACCGGATCCAGTTTTTCAGATTGTTTCTCTCTCAAACCCATGACTTCAAATATCCAAGGGAACACCCTACTATTATTTCAGATTTCCTACTGAGTATTCTTCAAAAATCATGGCAATTTCTTCTCATGTGCATATGTTAGTCCATGAGGAGAGTAAGGTTTTATTTGCACTTCTTAGATTCATTATGCCAAGACCTCCTTCAATTGTAGAGGATCCTAGTTATCATAATCTATGGTAATCATTTTGTCAGACCGGGCAAGCCAAGCCTTATGATAGAGTTCCCATAAAGTCTATCAGGCAGACATATATCTAGCTTACCCCTCTTTGATCTTAATTAATGTTGGCCGGGAGGGAAGGAGGGAGTAGGTAAGTTAGTTCTAGCATATATGTAGGCGCCGGAGTATGGCATAGGCCCATCTCTAGCTATTATGCTGGATGGGGGTCTTGCAATCAAAGACCACATCACAATGAAGTTTTGAGCTGGAGAATGTATTGAAGGAGAAAAATAAATTACGGATTGACCACGAAGTGTGAATGTGTGATGGATGATTTGATTTCCCTGTTAACTTTTGATTGCAAGCCATATCCTAGAATTAATGATGCAAGTAGCTCGTTTTCAACAACCAAACCAAATCAAATCTGCGATAACCAATTTTCTCATTGTAACAGTGAAATTACCATCTAATAATCCCATTGTCCAGCATCTAATCGGTCGAATTTTGAAAATCTTTGCAGTAGCGCATCAACCCATCTCTCGTCCTTGATAGACTGCGCTCCATCCTAGTAACAGGAAGTCACAAAAATTGCGCCATATAGGATAATTACTGTAGGTGAGGCACATTCGTCACACTTAACGCAACGTATTAACCATGTCCCTAGTCAATATATAAGTGACATTTCAGCTGTAGATAAATTTTTAACTTTGTCAGTGTATATATGCCGAAAGAATTAATAACTGATGCGCTCATAATATCCAACTCAAAGATCACTAAAGTCTAGATAAACCATAAAAGGTACATCTAAGTCTAACCCAATGGAAATCAATCTGACACAACAAAACTAAAATGCTAtatgaaccctgaaccctgaatcAGATATATGAGCCGATTCAAGTTCCAAATGATGGCAGTTACAATTTAACATGCAGACGTAGTTAAGAAAATAACACTAAAACTGCATTGATTTGATTAAGCCATTAATCTGACCCACGATTACATAATTCTACCTTAATCTCTAGATCTTCTATCCATATTCACACGAATGTGCGTTAGAATTCAATTAATGACACAGTAATGGTGGCATTCCCACTCTCCTCTCTCtctctaatatatatatatacccgaCCTCCAAGCACCACTTCTTTACACAACCTTCTCTATATATCTCCATAATCTTCTCCTGTCTAACTTAACTCATCATTCTTTTTGGCAGAAAACAATGGCTCTCATCAACAGCAACTTGGTTATTCTCGTGTTAGCAATTTCAGCTCTTGTGGTCACTACAACATCATTAGTAGTAGCTGCAAGGGAAGTGCCAACATCGATTCGTTACCCAGGTCATAACTTAGCAGCTCGGATCAATGCGGATGATGATGGTGCTGGCATGGTTGAGTGCTGGAATGCACTGTATGAGTTACGATCTTGCACTAACGAAATTATGCTTTTCTTCATGGATGGCGAGATGTATCTAGGCTTTGAATGTTGTAGAGCTATCCGTATCATAACTCGTGACTGTTGGCCTTCCATGCCTACTTCTGTAGGTTTTACTGCTGAAGAAGGAGACATTTTACGTGGTTAATGTGATGCTCCACATTTGGCTGCGCCTCGTTCTTCACCCATTGCCATGCTTCTACCGGTACAGGCTCCTGCTCAGTCGCCTTATGTCTCGATACCAAATACTGCCCCAGTAGTCGTTGAATAGATATTCCAACTTTCAAGGACTACTAGTACTTGATCCtatatatctatatatatgtgtccttcaattgtgttttttacTTGGTGCCTGGATTATCATCTATCTGAGATCATGAGTGAGTGTGTTTGTTTGAGTTTGTAGCCTTCCTTTTCTTAATCATAAATAAAGCTTATTATGGCAGCAGTTGTTGAAAATGTTATGGTGTTAATGTTTCCTTGTTGTCATTCAATGGTTTTACTTTTTTATTGTCAATATTAAGGGAACGATGATTAAGGTCTGGATTAAACAGAACTCTTAGCAGATTCGATGGTACGCCTGTACCTTAACTTCGCTACATGAAGGCCTTGGAATGCGGAATGCTCGCATCTCCACATCCTAAGCAGTTGTCATTTTACTAATTTCCTGTGACAGTTCTCGAGAAACCGAGGACTTTTCCCACCACCCAATTCTTCTCCATTCTCTGCTTCGCACAAACTCATCAGCAAACAACTTAAATCCACTTATGAAATGCCGCATTTTCGGGCTCCCCTCCCCTTCTTGACAATCCACACCCCAACTTCTTTATCTAATGCAAGATGCGGGAATTTGTAATTCTATAAATCCTCACCAATCTTAATTCTACCAAATCTTTGCCGCTGACCGCAACATTATATTTCTTCTATACTATAAATCCTCACCAATCTTATTGGGAAAAGTCCTGTATACTTATTGACTTGACATTCTCTGTCCGAATGGGTATAAATACCCCTCCTCTGTATCTGTGTAAACTACCTATTCATTACCTTGTAATAATATTTCTTCTACATTTTTATTCACATCTTCTCATGGTATCATCGAGGAAAGATTCGATCTAGGTCAATTCtgcaaaaaaatttaaacaatCTTTTTGTTCAGAATTGTGATTCTATCACCGTCTCAAGATCAAATATCCTTTTCAATAATTTTCTGATCTTCTATCAACTTGGGTTGTTGTTTATCTGTCAAATCTTGATCTTCTTTATTTCAAATCTTGATTCTTTAATCATCTTTCAATGCCGAATACAAGAGGGTCACTgaataatcaacaacaacaacaattaaatcCAGATCCACAGAGTGCTTGGAATCAAACGCAATCTCATGTTGAAATTCCAGTTTCCGCTGCACATGTTTTTTGTAATGATGCAAATCAGGGTAATTCCAGTTTACTTTGCTCTCCCTTTCAATAATATTGGTAATTTCGTTTCTCTGAAGTTGGATCATACCTATTTCTTGTTATGGCGTGATCAATTTGAATGTGTGTTGATTTCTACTGACTTATATGGTCATGTTAGTGGTGAAATAGTTGAACCCCCGTCTCAAATTCTTCATATTGAGGTTTCTATTGTTAATCCAACATGGGTTTACTGGAGAAAGGCAGATAGGTTTGTTTTTAAAAGCTATGTTTACTGAAATTGTGTCCGGTGATGTTCTGGGTATGACTACTGCTAGAGAAATTTGGTAATATCTTGAATCTAGTTTTAGATCTCAATTTGGTGCAAGGAGAAATATGTTAAGATAACAATTACATGGAATTAGAAGGGGTTCTCAGTCTATTTGTGTCTACTTACATAACTTGAAGACGATTATTGATTCCTTAGCTGCAATCAATGATAGAGTCTCTGATGTAGATTTGATGATGTACATTCTTAATGGTCTAGGAAGGGAATATGATACTTTTGTAATATCAGCTCAGAATCGTGAAACACCATACACATTTGGTGAGTTGAAAGCTAGACTATTAACACATGAACAGTGGCTAAGTAATCAAGATCAAGATGCTGGTAGTATGTTTGACAATCATTCATCTTTTTATGGAAGAAGTGTCATAATGGTAATAAGAATGGGAAAAATAAGggcaagaaaaagaataatcaagGCCAGTTTTCTAAGAATGGTTATGTACAATTTAAAGGTGGTGCTGGTTCTACAAGTTCCAGTTCAGATGCTTCTGATAGTGGTACTAATAGTAGGCCTTTTGTGGATTTCTCTACAGTTGAGTGTCAAATATGTCATAAGACAGGGCATTATGCAACTAGATGTTTCTTTAGatatcatccaccaccaacttaAGATTTTAAATCTACTGCCAATGTAGCTCAAGTTGAAACATCCTTTAGTGGTGTTCAAATTAATATAGCTGACTTATGTGATAATTCTTCCGTTGGTTCTACCTCAACTACTTGGATTTCCGATTTCGGTGCTTCTAGGCACATGACTGGTAACAAGGAGATTCTTCAGAATACTTATACTTATCATGGAAAGGACAAGGTTATTGTTGGCAATGGTAAGACTTTGCAAATTTCTCAAACTGGTACTTTTGTTTTACATACACATGACAATAGTTTTACTCTAAAACAAGTTCTGCTTGTACCTGAGATTAAACAAAATCTGTTGTTTGTTGCACAATTTTCCATGGataattgttgttattttgtgtttgatcCATGGAGTTTTGAGATTAGAGACCTCAGTTCACATACTATTTTAGCTCAGGGAAAAATGGTTAACAACTTGTATCATATCTCATATATCTCTTTTAACAAAAATGCTCTTTTCACATCTTATTCATCTATTTATGCTTCTCCTAATTTGTGGCATAATAGATTAGGACACCCATCCAAGAAAATCATTCAACATTTGCATTCTACTGAAGCAATTTCTTTGAATTCTAATCATGAGAATCAACTTTATCATCCTTGTCAAATTGTTAAGAGTAAAAAGTTGCCATTTTATCTTTCTCCATCTCATGAGACTAAACTATCAGCTCTCATTCATTGTGATGTTTGAGGACCCTCCCCAGTTAGTTCTCATGTTGGTTTTcgatattatatttttttatagatgatgccagtagatTTCATTGGATCTATCCTATGAAACTTAAAACaaatgctatccattgttttactcattttaaATCTCTTACTAAAAATATGTTTTCTACCAAAATATTGTGGTTTCAAACAGATAATGCTTGTGAACTTGATAAGGGTTCACTTAAGCAGTTTCTTGACTCAAATGGAATTCATCTAATATTTTCTTATCCTAACACACCTGAACAAAATGGACTCGCAGAACGAAAACATCGTCATATTCCTGAAATGGGTAATACCCTGTTATTTcattcctcagctcctaaaaaaATTTTGTATGATGCTTTCCATATTTCTACATACTTAATTAATAGGACTCCAACACATATTTTATCAATCAAATCTCCTTATGAGGTTCTATTTCAGGTTTCTCCAGATTACTCTGCCTTGAGAGTTTTTGGATCCATCTGCTTTCCTTTTATTGGTCATTATATATAGAACTGAAAAATTGTCTCCCAAATCTACTAAATGTATTCTCATTAGATATAGTCCACTTCATAAATGATACAAATGTTTTGATCATGTTTCTCATAAACTTCATATCTCTCGCCATGTGGTTTTTGATGAAtctaatttttattataattcttgtTCTACCTCATCTGAAAATTATATTTTAGATTCTGATTTACCTCATTCCACTTCTGTTGTTGAACCTTCAAATTCTATTTTGCCTTCATCTACTTCATCTCCCTCCACTTTTATGGTTACTTGGATGTAAATGGGTGTATAAGGTGAAGTTGAAGGATGATGGAAAAATTGATAGACTTACATCAATATTAGTAGCTCAAGGCTATAATCATCAAGAAGGTGTTGATTTTGGAGAGACATTTAGTTCAGTTGTTAAGTCTCTACCACTGTTAGAGTTATATTAATCTTAGCAGTAAATAATAATTGGACATTGAAATAACTTGATGTGTCCAATGCTTTTTTGCATGGTCACTTAGTTGAAAATGTTTATATGAAACAACCTCCAGGGTTTACTCATCCAAACTTCCCAAACCATGTTTGTCATTTGAAGAGGTcattgtatggtttaaaacaggaTCCAAGGGCCTGGTTTCACAGATTCATCTATTTCCTTCTGCATTATGGTTTTACTAAGTCCAAGAATGATCACTCTATGTTTATCTACATCACTGAGACATATATGCTTGTATTACTattgtatgtagatgatattCTTTTAACAGGAAGTTCTGAAGTTCTTATTCACAATTTAGTACAAGCTTTGAGCAAGGAATTTTCTATGAAAGAC
Proteins encoded in this window:
- the LOC113326294 gene encoding egg cell-secreted protein 1.2-like; protein product: MALINSNLVILVLAISALVVTTTSLVVAAREVPTSIRYPGHNLAARINADDDGAGMVECWNALYELRSCTNEIMLFFMDGEMYLGFECCRAIRIITRDCWPSMPTSVGFTAEEGDILRG